One window of Methanobacterium alkalithermotolerans genomic DNA carries:
- a CDS encoding type II toxin-antitoxin system VapC family toxin: MVKYIDTNIFIHAIIRKKDELTENEKRIKENSMKILKKIQNGIQVRITTFQIAEIMNILEKWEGHDIARDVIKFIIETPNVKIHEITQNELFRAIELAEQYKNNKIGFNDLVTVAAMRNTSNTEIYSFDKHFDQFQDINRLEE; the protein is encoded by the coding sequence ATGGTAAAGTATATTGATACAAATATTTTCATTCATGCAATCATACGTAAAAAAGATGAATTGACTGAAAACGAGAAAAGAATAAAGGAAAACTCTATGAAAATTCTTAAAAAAATACAAAATGGAATTCAAGTAAGAATTACCACATTTCAAATTGCTGAAATCATGAATATTCTCGAAAAATGGGAAGGACATGATATCGCAAGGGATGTAATTAAATTTATAATTGAAACACCAAATGTAAAGATTCATGAAATAACTCAAAACGAGTTATTTAGAGCAATAGAGTTAGCAGAACAATATAAAAACAATAAAATCGGGTTTAATGATTTAGTAACTGTTGCTGCAATGAGAAATACTAGTAATACGGAAATATACAGCTTTGACAAACACTTTGATCAATTTCAGGATATTAATCGCTTAGAAGAATGA
- a CDS encoding oligosaccharide flippase family protein, with protein sequence MSEYKSFMQRMGLLGLVNVLTAMSTIILIPILSNNLSITDFGMWNIFQVTIRLFGAVATLGLPNAVIRYLPSIKEKNMIQEGYYSIILFAGSFILVLSFFIFLLSDFIAGALLDGNVFLVQVLSLVVYLGAINTIIVNYFRAFKKIKIYSLFLFLQVYLSLVLVSYAVIVNQGINGAILAYLIGQVVIFIIMNLLIIREIGIYRPRFTRIREYLDFSLPMVPSAISYWIVESSDKYLIGLLLGTSFVGFYSPAYSIGNLIALIMMPFPSILLPTISRHFDNGKMDQTTSYFTYSVKLFLFLSIPAVFGISVLAYPLLVLLSNTLIAANSYYLIPILALGSFFYSIFTIYSLVFALVKKTRIIASIWFIAALVNILGNLFLIPVLGLTAAALTTLSSYFIAAGVIFYYSRRFLKVHLDLKFLSKSLFSSTIMALIIYLTSPILGDGVLDLVFMVIAGGIIYLILMLVTRALNEDEIRFIKSLRTRQKK encoded by the coding sequence TTGAGTGAATACAAATCTTTCATGCAAAGAATGGGCTTATTGGGGCTGGTTAATGTATTAACAGCCATGAGTACCATTATATTAATTCCGATATTATCTAACAACCTCAGCATAACTGATTTTGGTATGTGGAATATATTCCAGGTCACCATAAGACTTTTTGGTGCAGTGGCTACTCTAGGACTTCCCAATGCAGTCATACGTTATCTACCATCTATTAAAGAAAAAAATATGATCCAGGAGGGTTATTATTCTATTATCCTTTTTGCCGGTAGCTTTATCTTAGTCCTGTCCTTTTTCATATTTCTTCTCTCAGATTTTATTGCCGGAGCCCTACTTGATGGTAATGTTTTCCTGGTCCAGGTCTTATCCCTGGTGGTTTACCTGGGGGCCATAAACACCATTATTGTAAACTACTTCCGGGCCTTTAAGAAAATAAAAATATATTCTCTCTTCCTATTTTTGCAGGTTTACTTAAGTCTGGTACTGGTTTCCTATGCAGTTATAGTAAATCAGGGCATTAATGGAGCTATCCTGGCCTATCTAATTGGCCAGGTGGTGATTTTTATAATCATGAATCTTTTAATTATCCGGGAAATAGGAATTTATCGGCCTCGATTTACCCGGATAAGGGAGTATCTGGATTTTTCACTGCCCATGGTTCCCAGTGCCATCTCCTACTGGATAGTGGAATCCAGTGATAAATACCTTATAGGTCTATTATTGGGGACTTCCTTTGTAGGTTTCTACTCTCCGGCCTACAGTATAGGTAACCTGATTGCCTTAATTATGATGCCTTTTCCTTCTATTTTACTTCCCACCATCTCCCGGCACTTTGATAATGGCAAAATGGACCAAACCACCAGTTACTTTACTTACTCGGTGAAGTTATTTTTATTTTTAAGCATCCCTGCAGTTTTCGGCATTAGTGTACTGGCTTACCCCCTCCTGGTTTTACTATCCAATACTTTAATTGCCGCCAACTCCTATTACCTCATACCCATTCTGGCTTTAGGATCATTTTTTTACAGCATATTCACCATTTATTCTCTGGTATTTGCCCTGGTTAAAAAAACCAGGATCATAGCCAGCATATGGTTTATAGCCGCTCTGGTGAATATTTTAGGGAATCTATTTTTAATACCGGTACTGGGCTTAACTGCCGCTGCTTTAACCACCTTAAGCAGTTATTTTATTGCAGCAGGAGTAATATTCTACTACTCCCGCCGGTTTTTAAAAGTACACCTGGACCTTAAATTTCTAAGCAAGAGCTTATTTTCTTCAACTATCATGGCTCTAATCATCTACCTTACTTCTCCTATTTTAGGAGATGGTGTATTAGACCTGGTATTCATGGTAATAGCAGGTGGTATAATTTATTTGATTTTAATGCTTGTTACCCGGGCTTTAAATGAAGATGAGATCCGTTTTATAAAGAGCCTGCGGACCCGACAAAAAAAATAA
- a CDS encoding glycosyltransferase family 4 protein produces MKVLNVVMQNYLGGPQIRVISVAEKLKKEGVNTILACPSSSSGNTNFTSYAQREGFPVNEIFFPGPSNFNSAKSILKNIFWIVTIPLTVFQFTRLIRRENVDLVHVNGVLNFQPALAAYLSGKKVVWHLMSSLYPSFLISLMMILVKPVAEEIIVIAPSLGEYYLGEGFKSRRNVQVIYEPVDPDKFNLNQALLKKEHLLTELGLNNSHFLGVCVANINPVKGHRYLIEALPRVLENNPNFKLLLVGDVPSTQKDYYLQLVELLEKLNLTDSIYFLGSREDIPSILGISHLLILPSIAEGTPLVILEAMCMGKAVIATDVGAIKEQMIDHKTGFIIPPQDPVALSESIIRLMEDETLRKKMGENGLKEAQKFYLDKCVSAHLETYKKALNINHEI; encoded by the coding sequence ATGAAGGTACTAAATGTGGTTATGCAAAATTATCTGGGTGGGCCCCAAATCAGGGTGATTTCTGTAGCAGAGAAACTAAAAAAAGAAGGAGTAAACACCATCCTGGCCTGTCCCTCTTCATCTTCAGGTAATACAAACTTCACCAGCTATGCCCAAAGGGAAGGATTCCCGGTTAATGAAATCTTTTTTCCCGGACCATCAAATTTCAATTCTGCAAAATCAATTCTAAAAAATATTTTCTGGATAGTGACCATACCCTTAACTGTATTTCAATTCACCCGCCTCATCAGGCGGGAAAATGTAGACCTGGTTCATGTTAATGGTGTTTTAAATTTCCAGCCCGCTTTAGCTGCTTACCTTAGTGGAAAAAAAGTGGTATGGCACCTTATGAGTTCCCTTTATCCCTCCTTTTTAATTTCTCTGATGATGATTTTGGTAAAACCGGTGGCAGAAGAGATAATTGTCATTGCCCCCAGCCTGGGGGAGTACTACTTAGGGGAGGGCTTTAAATCCCGGAGGAATGTGCAGGTAATATATGAACCGGTGGACCCGGATAAATTCAACCTGAACCAGGCCCTCCTTAAAAAAGAACATCTATTAACCGAGCTGGGTTTAAATAATTCCCATTTTTTAGGGGTCTGTGTGGCCAATATAAATCCAGTTAAAGGGCACCGTTATCTTATAGAAGCCCTGCCCCGGGTACTGGAAAATAACCCGAATTTCAAATTGCTCCTGGTAGGTGATGTTCCCTCCACCCAAAAAGATTACTATTTGCAACTGGTAGAACTCCTTGAAAAACTCAATTTAACAGATAGTATCTATTTTTTAGGCTCTCGTGAAGACATACCATCTATATTGGGGATATCACACCTTTTAATCTTACCTTCTATTGCTGAGGGTACTCCTCTGGTGATACTGGAAGCCATGTGTATGGGTAAAGCAGTTATTGCCACCGATGTAGGGGCCATAAAAGAGCAGATGATAGACCATAAAACCGGATTTATCATTCCTCCACAGGATCCGGTGGCCTTAAGTGAGAGTATAATCCGGCTCATGGAAGATGAAACTTTACGTAAAAAAATGGGTGAAAATGGATTAAAAGAGGCCCAGAAGTTTTACCTGGATAAATGTGTCAGTGCTCATCTGGAGACCTATAAAAAAGCTTTAAACATTAATCATGAGATTTAA
- a CDS encoding SDR family oxidoreductase — protein MKNKKIAVTGGLGFIGSHLVEELCTDNLVVVVDNESTGSMDNIKHLQDGFIDLDLGDINEIDLEATFDGCDYVFHQAALPSVPRSIKDPLKSNEANVTGTLKVLISARDAGVKKVVFASSSSVYGDTPILPKVEDMPVNPKSPYAVTKATGEYYCKVFEEVYGLKTASLRYFNVFGPRQDPESQYAAVIPKFIQKMLKGEKPVIFGDGEQSRDFTFIKNVVEANILAAQSQKGGVFNVACGRRFTLNELVEYLNEILNTALEAEYAKPRSGDIKHSLADIERARSLGYNPQGDFKEELEQTAEHFL, from the coding sequence ATAAAAAATAAGAAAATTGCAGTTACAGGAGGCCTGGGTTTTATAGGTTCTCATTTAGTAGAAGAGCTTTGTACTGATAACCTGGTGGTGGTGGTGGATAATGAATCCACTGGAAGTATGGACAATATAAAACACCTGCAAGATGGTTTCATTGACCTGGATTTAGGGGATATTAATGAAATTGATCTGGAGGCCACCTTTGATGGCTGTGATTATGTTTTTCACCAGGCAGCATTACCCAGTGTTCCCCGCAGTATAAAAGACCCACTTAAATCCAATGAGGCTAATGTAACCGGTACTTTGAAGGTTCTAATTTCAGCACGTGATGCCGGAGTAAAAAAAGTAGTATTTGCTTCATCATCTTCTGTTTATGGAGACACCCCTATTTTACCTAAAGTGGAGGATATGCCCGTTAATCCTAAATCCCCTTATGCAGTAACCAAGGCCACCGGGGAATATTACTGCAAAGTGTTTGAAGAAGTATATGGTTTGAAAACAGCATCTTTACGGTACTTCAATGTATTTGGTCCCAGACAGGACCCTGAATCCCAGTATGCAGCGGTTATACCTAAATTCATACAGAAAATGTTGAAAGGCGAAAAACCAGTTATATTCGGGGATGGGGAACAGAGCCGGGATTTCACATTTATTAAAAATGTGGTGGAAGCCAATATATTAGCTGCCCAATCACAAAAAGGAGGGGTGTTTAATGTGGCCTGTGGCCGTAGATTCACCCTAAATGAGCTGGTGGAATACTTAAATGAAATACTAAATACGGCTCTGGAAGCAGAATATGCCAAACCACGAAGTGGAGATATTAAACATTCCCTGGCAGATATTGAAAGGGCCCGGTCCCTGGGATACAATCCTCAGGGTGATTTTAAAGAGGAATTAGAACAAACTGCAGAGCATTTCTTATAA
- a CDS encoding AbrB/MazE/SpoVT family DNA-binding domain-containing protein, which translates to MSQVKGEEEVQEMIKQVDGHGRIVIPKKWRNKHLKNNSYVVLKIKDGEIILKSHEPVDITKHFNSLEVDLKSDLADWDNIKRELLK; encoded by the coding sequence ATGAGCCAAGTAAAAGGTGAAGAAGAAGTACAAGAGATGATAAAACAGGTTGATGGCCATGGTAGAATTGTTATTCCAAAAAAATGGAGAAATAAACATTTGAAAAACAATTCTTATGTTGTACTTAAAATTAAGGACGGAGAAATCATATTAAAAAGTCATGAACCGGTAGACATTACAAAACATTTTAATTCTCTTGAAGTTGATTTAAAATCTGATTTAGCAGATTGGGATAATATTAAACGAGAATTACTAAAATAA
- a CDS encoding histidine kinase dimerization/phosphoacceptor domain -containing protein, producing MNLYSFLSLIVFIIYVIMGFYALKLDKKSPLNQAFFIVSMAMALWSLAFTFFFMAPDKESAWFFYKLSSWGRSTHPALLLIFSLILTRRYRIWKNKFIIFLLLVPALIFVWQTYTGPFITGDLILLNGVWYEDLLNNSPWWTAYSFYFVGYNLVSLFLVWEWGQSAAIDREKKQSHFIFYSALLVLFLALFTNAILPSLAIYSVPAVGNILGMGVIIAIWYSITHYQLMQIDPSMAGEIIMDKITDMVILLDPEGNISRVNPRLEMLLGFSQYSLRGRHYSTFIQNQVEQKVLGNKIDFLKLQHDKRSRDYPLNQKIELHYPTRKGDTIPVEALISLITSEDEIAGFALVAQDQRQTIKLKQEIQEKLKAQENVKRHLKALQSLNELIVSMNQIITPQELLAKTLDSSLDLLEFQKGGVYLIEGDDLKLKIHKNFDDDMLKANSNFKVDKKPFASLLTEGSCFISNCYLEINPEKARRWKVNSLAAVPLKSKEEILGMLVVFGEDKHPFLEMDKNILESIGRETGASLSRIKAEEEIISALKDKEVLLTEIHHRVKNNMQIISSLLNLQTIFTSDENIRQVIRESQGRVRSMALVHEHIYQKHTLSQVDLASYMEGLLTELIRGYQSPKREIVLDLDVEKIDLNLDTIIPLGLILNELVTNSLKYAFKDRLRGLLSVKIKKTDEGYCMEVKDDGVGLPPEIDIENTTTLGLMLVQNLSQQIEGVVQLVPDEGAYFKILFQEIYYKDRF from the coding sequence ATGAACCTTTATTCATTCCTATCACTCATCGTGTTTATCATCTATGTTATAATGGGTTTTTACGCTCTTAAATTGGATAAGAAATCTCCTTTAAACCAGGCTTTTTTTATAGTGAGTATGGCCATGGCCTTATGGTCTCTGGCTTTTACTTTCTTTTTTATGGCACCAGATAAGGAATCGGCCTGGTTTTTTTATAAATTAAGTTCCTGGGGCCGCAGCACCCATCCGGCACTGCTTTTAATATTTTCACTGATTTTAACCCGTAGATACAGGATATGGAAAAATAAATTCATTATTTTTCTCCTCTTAGTCCCGGCTTTGATATTTGTATGGCAGACCTATACCGGGCCCTTTATCACCGGTGATTTGATACTTTTAAATGGAGTATGGTATGAGGATTTACTAAATAACAGTCCCTGGTGGACTGCCTATAGTTTTTATTTTGTGGGTTATAATTTAGTAAGCCTATTTTTAGTATGGGAATGGGGTCAAAGTGCCGCCATTGATCGTGAAAAAAAGCAGTCTCATTTCATATTTTATAGTGCTCTTCTGGTTCTTTTTTTAGCCCTTTTTACCAATGCCATTTTACCCAGCCTGGCTATATATTCTGTACCTGCTGTGGGCAATATTCTGGGTATGGGAGTTATAATTGCCATCTGGTATTCTATAACCCATTACCAGCTTATGCAGATTGATCCTTCCATGGCCGGAGAAATCATAATGGATAAAATAACCGACATGGTAATTCTCCTGGATCCGGAAGGAAATATATCCCGGGTTAATCCTCGTTTAGAAATGCTTCTTGGTTTTTCCCAGTACAGTTTAAGGGGCCGTCACTACTCCACCTTCATCCAGAATCAGGTTGAACAAAAAGTACTGGGCAATAAAATAGATTTCTTAAAGCTGCAGCATGATAAAAGATCCAGGGATTATCCACTTAACCAGAAAATAGAGCTGCACTATCCTACCCGGAAAGGTGATACCATACCTGTGGAGGCCCTTATTTCCTTGATTACTAGTGAGGATGAAATAGCTGGTTTTGCCTTAGTAGCCCAGGATCAGCGCCAGACCATCAAATTAAAACAGGAAATTCAGGAAAAGTTAAAGGCTCAGGAAAATGTTAAAAGACATCTAAAGGCCCTGCAGTCATTAAACGAATTAATTGTCTCCATGAACCAGATTATTACCCCCCAAGAGTTACTGGCCAAAACTCTGGATTCCTCGTTGGATTTACTGGAATTCCAAAAAGGTGGGGTTTATTTAATTGAAGGAGATGATTTAAAACTTAAAATACATAAAAATTTTGATGACGATATGTTAAAAGCAAATAGTAATTTTAAAGTTGATAAAAAGCCATTTGCATCATTATTAACAGAAGGTAGTTGTTTTATCAGCAACTGCTACCTGGAAATAAACCCTGAAAAGGCCCGTAGATGGAAGGTTAATTCCCTGGCTGCCGTTCCCCTTAAATCTAAAGAAGAAATTTTAGGGATGCTGGTGGTATTTGGAGAAGATAAGCATCCCTTTTTGGAGATGGATAAAAATATTTTAGAATCTATTGGCCGGGAGACAGGTGCTTCCCTGAGCCGTATAAAGGCCGAAGAAGAAATTATATCCGCCCTTAAAGATAAAGAAGTGCTTTTAACTGAAATACATCACCGGGTGAAGAATAATATGCAAATTATTTCCAGTTTACTTAATCTGCAGACCATTTTCACCTCTGATGAGAATATACGTCAGGTAATCAGGGAGAGTCAGGGCCGGGTGCGGAGTATGGCCCTGGTACATGAACATATTTACCAGAAGCACACCCTCTCCCAGGTGGATTTAGCATCTTATATGGAAGGTCTGCTTACAGAACTGATTCGAGGATATCAAAGCCCTAAACGTGAGATTGTTCTTGATCTGGATGTGGAAAAGATAGATTTGAACCTGGATACCATCATCCCCCTGGGCCTTATTTTAAATGAACTGGTAACAAATTCACTTAAATACGCATTTAAGGATCGATTAAGAGGATTGTTATCCGTTAAAATAAAAAAAACAGATGAAGGTTACTGTATGGAGGTTAAAGACGATGGTGTGGGTCTACCTCCTGAGATAGATATAGAGAATACCACCACCCTGGGGCTGATGCTGGTACAAAATCTCTCCCAGCAAATTGAAGGAGTGGTGCAACTGGTACCTGATGAGGGGGCCTACTTCAAAATTTTATTCCAGGAAATTTACTACAAGGACAGATTTTAA
- a CDS encoding polysaccharide pyruvyl transferase family protein, translated as MEMALINSKDDPGEHIFILGYYGWKNTGDDAMLYSLLNIMDRIYPSTTFTITTGSKIKLPPSMDNRIREVNPYQRFLFFKALFQSSIYVLGGGTHFFDYGTRRIRIPRLLQHLLITGAMKLRGKKCYFLGIGVEKPNNWWGKFLIKNTCKMADLIVVRDSLSEETLQDMGVDTKTYQSLDLSLLLSEGIFKKDSQLNPLINKTKQESYLLKKEDTLDKTNLKSRVIMGVSILPFYHIYDPKNENDDLLVEKIALALNKWMADSHLHHLKLFIFNGQPPHDDIQITTSLFELLDFKNRVEIIPYNPDPLYILNEISTCSSFIGMRYHSCLFAFINNLPLLIIDYAPKNRAFARDVGLNSKACISLEEVLSGGMDEKIQEIQLNPHDFQPSLKLEEAQKKALNWLKVL; from the coding sequence ATGGAGATGGCTCTAATAAACTCTAAAGATGATCCCGGGGAACATATCTTCATACTGGGCTATTATGGTTGGAAAAATACCGGGGATGATGCCATGTTATATTCACTTTTAAATATCATGGATAGGATATACCCTTCTACTACCTTCACCATCACCACCGGCTCAAAAATTAAGTTACCACCCTCTATGGATAATCGGATTAGAGAAGTAAATCCTTACCAGCGCTTCTTATTTTTTAAAGCATTATTCCAGTCTTCCATCTATGTCTTGGGAGGAGGCACCCATTTTTTTGACTATGGTACCCGGAGAATCAGGATACCTAGACTATTACAGCATCTTCTAATTACCGGGGCCATGAAATTAAGGGGCAAAAAGTGCTATTTTCTGGGTATTGGGGTGGAAAAACCAAATAACTGGTGGGGGAAATTCTTAATTAAAAATACCTGTAAAATGGCTGATTTGATTGTGGTAAGAGACTCCTTATCAGAAGAAACCCTGCAGGATATGGGAGTGGATACAAAAACTTACCAGTCTTTGGATTTATCCTTATTATTAAGTGAAGGAATCTTTAAAAAAGATAGCCAGCTAAATCCTTTGATTAATAAAACAAAACAAGAGTCATATCTTCTTAAAAAAGAAGATACTCTGGATAAAACTAACCTTAAATCCAGGGTAATTATGGGAGTATCTATATTACCCTTTTACCATATATATGATCCTAAAAATGAAAATGACGATTTATTGGTAGAGAAAATAGCCCTGGCACTTAATAAATGGATGGCTGATAGTCACCTCCATCATCTGAAACTCTTCATATTCAATGGCCAACCACCCCACGATGACATCCAGATTACCACTTCCTTATTCGAATTACTGGATTTTAAAAATAGGGTTGAAATAATTCCTTATAATCCGGATCCCCTTTACATACTTAATGAAATATCAACCTGCTCCTCCTTTATAGGGATGAGATATCACTCCTGCCTATTTGCCTTTATAAACAATCTACCACTTCTAATAATAGATTACGCCCCAAAAAACAGGGCTTTCGCCCGGGATGTGGGATTAAATAGTAAGGCATGTATCTCCTTAGAAGAGGTACTCTCTGGAGGGATGGATGAAAAAATACAGGAAATCCAGCTTAATCCTCATGATTTCCAACCTTCCTTAAAACTTGAAGAAGCTCAAAAAAAGGCTTTAAACTGGTTGAAGGTGCTTTAG
- a CDS encoding nucleotide sugar dehydrogenase, whose protein sequence is MIFLEENMLKKVENKNARICIVGLGYVGLPTAIFFAEEGYEVIGVDKNHEKVRLTNQGISTIGELNLDERLKKVVDDHKLHATTDTLQASRDADIIILIVPTPVTPSKDPDLSYIISAGEEVAQGLSSGKLVILESTVYPGVTEETLKPLLEAGGLKAGDDFGLSYCPERYNPGDTEHDIQHVSRVLGAINDYWGQVTQKLYQSIINKDVKILSNIKTAEAAKVIENTQRDLNIALMNELAMIFERLDIDIMEVIEGASTKWNFNKYYPGAGVGGHCLPVDPYYLVKKAQEVGYHSKVIAAGRTINDHMPTHLYHLTADALNDHERAVNNSKIVILGLSYKENVGDPRESPARQLIHKLQSKNARVSVVDPYIDIDYEEGMEKDLYTALENAHALVLVTAHDDFKNLDWEKIKKLMKLPICIDGRRIYNPMEVKSHGFCYRGVGAINH, encoded by the coding sequence GTGATTTTTTTGGAAGAAAACATGTTAAAAAAAGTTGAAAATAAAAATGCCCGGATTTGTATCGTGGGGCTGGGTTATGTGGGACTTCCCACCGCTATATTCTTTGCAGAAGAAGGATATGAAGTTATTGGCGTAGATAAAAACCATGAAAAGGTAAGGCTCACCAACCAGGGCATATCCACCATTGGAGAGCTTAATCTGGATGAACGCTTAAAAAAAGTGGTGGATGATCATAAGTTACACGCCACCACCGATACGCTGCAGGCCAGTCGTGATGCAGATATCATTATACTCATTGTGCCCACCCCGGTTACTCCTTCCAAGGACCCGGATTTATCCTACATCATATCTGCTGGTGAGGAAGTAGCCCAGGGTTTAAGTAGTGGAAAACTGGTTATTCTTGAATCTACTGTTTACCCCGGGGTTACTGAGGAAACCCTAAAACCATTACTGGAAGCTGGTGGTTTAAAAGCAGGGGATGATTTTGGTTTGAGTTACTGTCCCGAGCGTTACAATCCAGGAGATACCGAACATGATATACAGCATGTTTCCCGGGTTTTAGGGGCTATAAATGATTACTGGGGCCAGGTAACCCAGAAATTATACCAGAGTATAATTAATAAAGATGTGAAGATTTTAAGTAATATTAAAACCGCAGAAGCAGCTAAGGTGATTGAAAACACCCAGCGGGATTTGAACATTGCTCTTATGAATGAACTGGCCATGATCTTTGAGAGGCTGGATATTGATATTATGGAGGTTATTGAAGGGGCCAGTACCAAGTGGAACTTCAATAAGTACTATCCCGGGGCAGGGGTGGGGGGACACTGTCTACCGGTTGATCCCTACTATCTGGTTAAAAAGGCCCAGGAAGTGGGTTATCATTCCAAGGTTATTGCCGCTGGTCGGACCATAAATGACCATATGCCCACCCATCTCTACCACCTCACGGCCGATGCTTTGAATGACCATGAGAGGGCCGTTAATAATTCTAAAATCGTGATTTTAGGTTTATCCTATAAAGAAAATGTAGGTGATCCCCGGGAATCCCCGGCCAGACAGTTGATACATAAATTGCAGAGTAAAAATGCCAGGGTAAGTGTGGTTGATCCCTACATCGATATTGATTATGAGGAAGGAATGGAAAAAGACCTCTACACCGCCCTGGAGAATGCCCATGCCCTGGTACTGGTTACCGCCCATGATGATTTTAAAAACCTGGATTGGGAAAAGATAAAAAAATTAATGAAACTGCCAATATGTATTGATGGTCGGAGAATCTATAATCCCATGGAAGTTAAATCCCATGGATTTTGTTATAGGGGAGTGGGGGCAATTAATCACTAA
- a CDS encoding glycosyltransferase family 2 protein, which produces MDKKVSIIVPVYKGRIYLEECLESLLKQTYPHCEVVVIYVKGDKKAQEIIDKFQKDPSLLPVKIKKNEGISSTRNLGIKISSGHYVAFCDDDDFFHPQKIEKQIKVLEEPGVGLTYCDFQVVNTKSELLTDASVPEWDLNKWLKDTYIGLSTLVVEKQILEKAGLFNEELFASEDFELLLRLSTLTTFKKTKGFLASRRIHTSNHSRKTSKTLIERYKIYKKYGYTTLGLYTLFRNLFLSNTIFYLYEHPRLYETLKKIKR; this is translated from the coding sequence ATGGATAAAAAGGTAAGTATCATTGTACCGGTCTACAAAGGTCGGATTTATTTAGAAGAGTGTCTGGAGAGTCTTTTAAAGCAGACCTATCCCCACTGTGAAGTGGTGGTAATATATGTTAAGGGTGATAAAAAGGCCCAGGAAATTATTGATAAATTTCAGAAAGATCCCTCACTTTTACCAGTAAAAATCAAAAAGAATGAGGGGATTTCTTCTACCCGTAACCTGGGGATTAAAATATCTTCCGGCCATTATGTGGCTTTTTGTGATGATGATGACTTTTTTCATCCACAAAAAATTGAAAAACAAATAAAAGTCCTGGAAGAACCAGGGGTGGGATTAACTTACTGTGACTTCCAGGTGGTAAATACCAAAAGTGAATTGTTGACTGATGCTTCTGTTCCTGAATGGGATTTGAATAAATGGTTAAAAGATACCTATATTGGTCTTTCCACCCTGGTGGTGGAAAAACAAATCCTGGAAAAGGCGGGTTTATTTAATGAGGAGCTTTTTGCCAGTGAAGATTTTGAACTGCTTTTGAGGTTATCCACCTTAACCACCTTTAAAAAAACAAAGGGTTTTCTGGCCTCTAGAAGAATACATACATCTAATCACTCTCGAAAAACATCTAAAACATTAATAGAACGATACAAAATATATAAAAAGTATGGATATACTACCCTTGGACTTTATACTCTTTTTAGAAACCTTTTTTTATCCAATACAATTTTCTATCTATATGAGCATCCCCGGCTATATGAAACCCTGAAAAAAATTAAAAGATAA
- a CDS encoding radical SAM protein translates to MILVNEVESSSIISPTTTPRADFVINPYIGCSHGCIYCYARFMKRFTGHQEKWGKFVDVKVNGAQLVPHPRPKFKGSSILLSSVTDPYLQLEKKYELTRRIIQELLPLKGCLMILTKSDLVLRDLDILEKMKKVEIGFSFSTLNENLRKEIEPRAKTIEERLNALIQVKESGFKNFLFISPILPYLTPWEDIIDTTRDYVDYYMFENLNVNGSVWPSVLKWLKKFHPHLVEEYRSIYYGESSYWIEEKQAIKDYCKKEKLVSEFYFHHKKTK, encoded by the coding sequence ATGATTCTGGTTAATGAGGTTGAATCTTCCTCTATTATATCTCCTACCACTACTCCCCGGGCAGATTTTGTAATAAATCCCTACATCGGGTGCAGTCATGGGTGTATATATTGTTATGCTCGCTTTATGAAACGTTTTACCGGTCACCAGGAAAAGTGGGGAAAATTTGTGGATGTGAAAGTCAATGGTGCCCAGCTGGTTCCTCATCCCCGGCCCAAATTTAAAGGAAGTTCCATACTCCTATCTTCAGTCACTGATCCCTACCTGCAGCTTGAAAAAAAATATGAATTGACACGGAGAATAATTCAAGAACTCCTGCCCCTGAAAGGATGTTTAATGATTTTAACTAAATCTGATCTGGTATTAAGAGATCTGGACATCCTGGAAAAGATGAAAAAAGTGGAAATTGGGTTTTCCTTTTCCACCCTGAATGAAAACCTTAGAAAAGAAATTGAACCCCGGGCTAAAACTATAGAAGAACGGTTAAATGCTCTAATCCAGGTAAAAGAATCAGGATTTAAAAATTTTTTATTTATCAGTCCCATACTGCCTTATTTAACTCCCTGGGAAGATATAATTGACACTACCCGGGATTATGTGGATTATTACATGTTCGAAAATCTTAATGTAAATGGTAGTGTATGGCCTTCGGTTTTAAAGTGGTTAAAAAAATTCCATCCCCACCTGGTGGAGGAATACCGGTCCATTTATTATGGGGAGTCTTCCTACTGGATTGAAGAAAAACAGGCCATTAAAGATTACTGTAAAAAAGAAAAATTGGTGAGTGAATTTTATTTTCATCATAAAAAAACTAAATAA